In Peromyscus eremicus chromosome 2, PerEre_H2_v1, whole genome shotgun sequence, a single genomic region encodes these proteins:
- the LOC131904243 gene encoding small nuclear ribonucleoprotein E, whose amino-acid sequence MAYRGQGQKVQKVMVQPINLIFRYLQNRSRIQVWLYEQVNMRIEGCIIGFDEYMNLVLDDAEEIHSKTKSRKQLGRIMLKGDNITLLQSVSN is encoded by the coding sequence ATGGCGTACCGCGGCCAGGGCCAGAAGGTGCAGAAGGTGATGGTGCAGCCCATCAACCTCATCTTCAGATACTTGCAAAATAGGTCTCGGATTCAGGTCTGGCTGTATGAGCAAGTGAATATGCGGATAGAGGGTTGTATTATTGGCTTTGATGAGTACATGAACCTCGTATTAGATGATGCAGAAGAAATTCACTCTAAAACAAAGTCAAGGAAACAACTGGGTCGGATCATGCTGAAAGGAGACAATATTACTCTGCTCCAGAGTGTTTCCAACTAG